A genomic window from Cytobacillus suaedae includes:
- a CDS encoding adenine phosphoribosyltransferase encodes MDLKKFVTIVPDYPKPGILFKDITPLMNDGEAYKYATDQIVQYARQKEIDLVVGPEARGFIIGCPVAYSHGVGFAPVRKEGKLPREVIRQEYGLEYGKDVLTIHKDAIRPGQRVLITDDLLATGGTIEATINLVEGLGGIVAGIAFIIELTYLDGRDKLDGYDVLTLMKY; translated from the coding sequence ATGGATTTAAAGAAATTTGTAACAATCGTTCCAGACTATCCAAAACCAGGTATTTTATTTAAAGATATCACACCATTAATGAATGATGGAGAGGCATACAAATATGCAACTGACCAAATCGTTCAATATGCTCGTCAAAAAGAGATTGACTTAGTAGTTGGACCAGAGGCTCGTGGATTCATCATTGGATGTCCAGTAGCTTATTCACATGGGGTAGGATTTGCACCAGTACGTAAGGAAGGGAAGCTACCACGCGAAGTTATTCGCCAAGAGTATGGTTTAGAGTATGGTAAGGATGTATTAACAATCCATAAAGATGCAATCAGACCAGGTCAGCGTGTACTGATTACAGACGATCTTTTGGCTACTGGCGGAACAATTGAAGCTACAATCAACCTAGTTGAAGGGCTAGGAGGCATTGTAGCAGGAATTGCGTTTATCATCGAGTTAACATACCTAGATGGACGTGATAAGCTAGATGGCTATGATGTACTTACTTTAATGAAATATTAA